CGAGGGCAGCCTAGAAGAGGTGGTTCAAACTCCAAATGCTAACTTCAGAACTGTTAATGACAAGGAAGATGCTGTGAAGTTAGCCCCAGATGACAATCTTCCTTCAACCGAAAAGGTCTCAAACAAAGAAAGCTCAAGTTCTAATGAAAGCAGCTCCGAAAGCCCTAGCAGAATGAAAGGTATGGCAAAGAGTTTTCTAAAACATGCCGAGAAATCCGCTCGTCAGCTCAAATGTGTTCTTTCCATTAAAGGAAGAAAATTACTTGAATCATCTATGGTCGACCAAGAGTTCACACTAGAATCCGAATCCTCTGGTGATGAATCAATGTCATCCCCCGCGGACAAGAGATTACCAACGGCTTCCAATCCTGTTTCCACAGCTTCCAGTGGCAATACCGAAACGCAGGAGCTTGACGTCGTGCTGGATTCAAGCAACCAAGTTGATCGAGCAATCACGATTGAGCGACGAAAAGAAGATAATAACGAGGTGAATAACTCCAATAAACTCAGTAATGCAGTGACTGATCAGTCTTGGAAATTGAAGTTCCTAAAGCATACTTGGAGTGTAAGAAACAAGTATAGAAGAAATTCTATGGGGGATAAATAAAACatggttaatatatatatatattaaaaaaaggtCTCTGAACTTTACTCCTTTATTAAGATAAGTCCTTCTTTACACTTAAATCATCCTTTTAGGTTTATACTTAAGTAAGCTCTTATTTCAAGGGGAAGGTTGATTTTTGCTGGGGGTTATTTAGGTATAATTGAAGTTCAAGGGCTTATTTGAGTATAAGTGAAAaagtttagggatttttttgaaatttagtttagCTATAAAATATTGACATAAGTTTTGAAGAATAGTGGTAGTGGTaaatgtcgaaaccattttttttttttgaaaacaaaaattggagtcgccaccgatctgtgatttaggtgtgatcggcccaccttaaaaacaaaattggtctacgaaatttgagaaaacgggttctggagtcagttacgcacgaggaagggttagcaccctcgtaacgcccaaaaatcggtaccaaattgattgtttaatgtcttggtgtcgaaaattaaaaagattttgttAAGCTCAAATGTTGAAATCTAAAAAGGACAAACAATTATTCAAGTCATGCGAAAAAAAttgagacccaatacgttagggtacaatttctcaaaatcctcgAATTTTGAATATcgcttttaattaattttaaagaaagaaagaaaaaatatttcgagaaaacaatatgtcatgcccaatgcgttaggacataacatatcgaattcgaaaataaattttgtttatattttaaataacgaatattctcggttatttggaattaacaaagaaaatcggaaccaatacgttagggctcaattttcctcgaaaatccctaactttgaatatcgttttattttgaaaacctttgaatcataaaaatgattttagtattttgacaaaattaaaatgttattttgagagtatgaaatgcatatatacatgtatacaaaaaataataaaataacataataaaaatatatataaacaaaagacttatataaaagataaaaataaaatataagcataatatattactaattataaaaaaacatggacacatatgtatatataaaagagaTTTGAAGGATATATTGATAAAGGTGTTAAATAATATAGGTGTATATTTATAcgtattataataaaaatatttggattataagatattaaaatatataaatgttataaaatacgAATATATAAgcgcatatatatgtatataaagctaagaaaaataaagtaataataaaacataggatacgtatataatatataaactataaaaataaaataatatgttaataaaatatatacgtactacatatatatttaaaacatttataatatatatattaacctatatatatatatgcgcacatatatacatacaataataattatatagtaataattatactaataaataaattaacaatatataaaaaccaaaaaaaaaaacaaattaaggactaaatttaaaagcCAAACAGAATTTATGAGccgaatttgaaaataaaaacaagaaaaggaGTAATTTAAAACACGCGCAGCAGGAGAGGACTGAAAACGAAAATTACCCAAACCTTCCAAAATGCTGCGCAGCAttggatcaatttgaaacaGTAATAAAATGTGCTgccaaatttaaaagaaataaaaaacgaTTTAAAAGTACTGTAAAAACAGGGGGCCAATTACGCAAATGCCCCATTTTTAAGAATGCCCTATAAAACCCAacttttaaaccctaaaaaataacaCTTCTCCAGCCACCCCAACAATGTGCCGCAGCTCTTCATTTGCTCCTCCACCATTCTAGTCCTCTCCCATTTCCGACCATGAAACGACGAAGCGAGGTCGCTTTCCGACGAATCTCACGACGGTAAGCCttcttttccctttccctttcgtttttattttaagaaataaaaaagaaaagaaccaaaataaattaaaaaaaagcagtaaaagaacaaagaaaaataaaaccaaatcccaccttccaaaatatttttctgtatattttccttttgatttcggtacaaaaaaaaatttctaacccTCATTACAGATTCGATTTGACTTTAAATAGCCAAAATAACGAAAAGATGATATggaaattatttaatcaaatatcaatggaacataattttacaaatataaaatattagtatttatgatatattttaacttcagggatcaaaaacattaaagagccttataatattaaaaatatatgataattttttaatattttgcttTAGCCGACCCTGATATCCTTTCCATATAGAACTCTTCATCATCAAAGCTTAAATTATTCtttctatatattatttaggGTTGAAAAAGCGATATATCTAAGTTCCATCCAAGTATGATTCTTCATCAAAGCTCTCGCAAGGAATCAAATTGCGAAACAATGGCGACGGATGATTTCATCAGTGACCTTCCCGACGAAGTTTTGGCTACGATTATATCAGGCTTACCAGCCATTGAAGCAATAAGAACAACTATTTTATCAAAACGATTGAAGGACGTATGGAGGAATGTTTCCCGTTTAGATTTCGATCCAAAAGGAGTGAAGAAATTATTTCCTGCTCCAAATCAACTCAGATCTACGGTGCCAGTAATACAGTTTGGATCCAATGTTTGCCATGCCGAGGGTGATGATATTGATGATACTGATCCGAGGGAAGAGATTTCCCGAGTTGTTAAGAATATCGATAATGTATTGTTATCTCATGAACGTAACTTGATTAGTTGCAGAATCGTTCATCTCTCAAATAGTTACACAAGCGGTGATGTTGAGAAGTGGATTAAATATCTTACATCCGAGAAGGAAGTGCAAGAATTGGCTTTCCTTTGCGATGATTTTCAGCATGAGTTTTATCTAGTAAGCCATTTTGGATGGGGTCTGAATTTATCGTCTGGGATTTTTTCATGTAGAACTCTGCAATCGCTTGAGTTCACAAATTACGGTATCCGATTCCATCGCCCTTTTCACCATTGCCATAACCTCAAAACCTTGAAACTCTATTACTGTGATATTAGCAGTGAAACCCTTGAAGCAATCGTTTCTAGCTTTGATTTTATGCAACACCTGAGCGTTTGTTCTTCCACCTCCAGTTTAAAACAGGTTCGGATCTTTAGCCAAACGGTTAAGACTGTGGAGCTGGAATCATTGGATTTGGAGGGGATTTATTTATCTACCCAATCTCTTGGTGCTTTGGTGCTTCATTCTATGAAATTTCCGGCCAGACGTTTGGTTATCCATGCTCCAAATCTTAGGGTTTTTACTGCAACTTACAATTTCACCCGTCCTTCAAAACAGACCAAGATTGCTGAAATTCTAGAGTATTGCACTCATCTCTTGGTAAGCATTTAATTTCATGACGGTTTGGTTATTAGAATCATACACCTTTCGCTCTATCTAAATCcgtattttattataaatgcttcttttattcttgttttaataCATAAATTCGTTTTGATCTTTTACTATACTTTTGTGCTAATAAGCAATTTTTGAATCAAACATCTTTTATCTTTAccttaatattttatacatccatgcatgttttgtttttaatatgtaaattggttatcaaattatataatattgtattaaataaatGCTTGGTTTGTTTTTGTGCTATTACGATAAGTGTTGGGTGTAACTGtaaaatacattatatttttaagtagaGAAATCAGATTTATGAATCTCAAAAAAATTGGTCTCTGTGAACTGCAAAACTAACATGATGACTTGACAAATTATTTTGGTTGGCCCGTGCAGACACCTGTTAATTATGAAGCTAATGATCCAATGGAAGACCTGAATCTGTTTATGAATTTGAGGGAGCTAACCATTGATTTAGACTTGAACGATAGAAGGGAAATGTTGATCCTCTGTATCGTTCTACAACGCTGCCTTAGTCTACACCAACTTGAAATCAACATAGaggtaatttatatatatatatatacatatatgtttagAGTTAGATCATCCTGTACTGGTGGAAATGTTATGAACATGTGATGATCATTGATTTATGCATTATATTCAGGAAAGTAGAAGTGAAATAGAGGAAGCAACCAGGGATTATAGTAGTGTAAACAGCCGACTGCCATATCCAGAGACAAAGCTATGGGAGCAAAGGGAGCTGTGCGATTGTATTACATTCACACTAAGACAAGTATCCATTAAGGGATTCAGCGGGAAAGATGGGGAAATGGAATTCCCAAGGCATCTGATTACAAAAGGTGCCAAGTTGGAGAGATTAGAGATTTGGTGCAACCATGACTGGTCCAGTGATGGAGGTAAGGCAACTCTTGGTTTACTTTCACTGCCTAGATCTTCCATTGATGTCTCCATTCTTCTTAAACCGCCACCCAATTTGTTGGTAGTTTTGGAAGATGGGTCTCAACCCTagaataggtttttttttttttccctttatgtcAAGGATTTTCGGATTAGTTAAGGATTTTGCATGGGATGGGGCATGTATCATTGGTTTTTCAAAGATGATTTTGTGtgtgattttatgtttatatatggtTGGAAGGACATGCTCCAGTTGGAAAATTAGTTTTAATGGGATGATAGCAAGCTTTACTCTTGTACTTTAACAAAATTGTGAATGTCCTATTTGTATTTGTTGGGTTTGACActtgtatttttgttttgtcGTGTTGAATATTGGCATATGGACTATTGAAATAGTGCCATGTGGaccaagagaaaaaaaattaaataaatagaattcaagaattttgTCTCTtctttttaaggttaaaatcatttaataaaatatatcatttgaataaaacaagtaaaagaCAAGAATGGAACACAAGATAAACATGGAGTTACTGTTTCTTTGCTCCACTCTAAAATACCCTTTCCATATAAAACAAGCCATTATCaaaatttaggtttaaaaaGAGGATATATGTAGGTTTCCATTGTGGagtatttttttcattgaagCTCTTGCGAGAAATCAAATTGTGAAACAATGGCGACGAATGATTTCATCAGCAACCTTCACAACGAAGTTTTGGCTAGGATTATATCAGACTTACCAGCCATTGAAGCAATAAGAACAACTCGTTTATCAAGACGATGGAAGGATTGATGGAggtatgaaaatatttaaactaaagaCTCTAAAAGAAGACTGCACCTATATTGCATAGATTATTTAGGTAGATCAAACTTCTTTTTTAATTGCCAACACTGCGGGATTAGTTATTTGGAGAGCCAACTTCTGTATGGAAGAAATTTCTAGAAGTTATTGATTCTACATCACAGTAActtgtttttaaaatcataGAGTAGAACAAccttcattaaataattaaaccaGTTAATTGGACGGTAGGAGTCAAGGACTTTCTGACATTCTCTCCTTcgcttctctctctctctctctataagACTAAGATATTAGCTGGTGAATAAATGGTTCCAACTGCTTCAATAATTCAAACCCCTGTAACAGTAAGAAACCAATCATAGTCAGTCCACACACAGAAGAATTGTTAATTACCtcatctaaataaaaaattaagcaatccaacttaaaatatttaagatgGCTACCATAGAGAAATTCATACTTCTTTTTAGCTTCAATATTCATTAGCGCATTTACCAAAGAAAAGTCACCAGATGAAGCATGAAAtaatatggaaacataatcttaaTAGAATTAAACAGGAAGACTTGCAGCTACAGGACACATACTAAATTGAAGCGGCTTCTCTCAAAAGCAAAATCCAATCCAACCCAAAACATAAGCCAGATATGTTTTTTAATGAGAAAGAAAACTGAACCCTACATACAAGTTAGAAACAAGTTATTAAGAAACCATAAAAGATGTGTAAAGCAAACAGAAACATACTTCCATGGATTGACATTAGAGTATTTATAGAGAAATAATCAGCTcacaagaaatcaaaataaatcaaaactcAATAAAGGATAATAATCAACTAACAAAATATCCTAACAAACAGAGATTAAAAGTGAATACTCCCGCACGAAGtgcgtgttttttttttaatgtaaaatctTATTCAAtgtttgtaaatttaatttaattcaataaaattagaattatattttatatttttctttgattgtaattaaataaatcatatatttgataaaaaatttatatttaattaacaaaaacgAGGAATTCTTTAAACCTAGCACAAAGTGCATTATAATTATTAActactaattattattaaatgatcggtatttaaaaaaatattttagccctcaatttaatttatcactTTTTTGGGcctttaaaattatgttatttgtcAAATGGATGGAAATGTTAACTTTTATTAACTTTGCTAATGTGGCATACACGTTAATTGCCATGTAGATGCTACttaagcaattaattaatttttaaaaattaaaatgataaaaaatattgtaaaaataaaaattattaaaattatttagaaaatatagtattaaaagaattttttctaattttttaaaaagattaattaattgctaacatgTCATACACGCGACCATCCACATGTATGACACGCCACCAAAGTTAACAAACGtaaacttttctatctatttttggGGTGAATTGACAAATAGTGTGTAACACCCTATTCTTGACCAGATCATTGGGTCTGAGTTACAGGATATCACATTCATTACTGGAATAACTACAATTAatctaacataatttttattgatttatcaCATTATATCCACTGACATGATCATtacatcattattttataatataatatcctATCTAgggtttatacgagcttacgaaagctcttttcaTAACCCAGGTTATTGGAGTACTAAACTGCAAAGTTTCAAAACATTTCGAGTTGGTGTCGCAACTTCATGGGTGCAATGTCATAACCTCCAAAATAGGTTGGCTTCACAACttgaggactaaaatgtgaagtTTCCAAACTTTATCGAATTGGTGTCGTGAATCAACAAGGGACGTTGCGATGTTGAAAGCTACTGTTGTGACATCCATGGGGTGGTGTTGTGACTTTGTAGGTAGAATACAACAATTCCAATCCTATTTGGTTTCAAcctatcatttaacaaaataagcATAATCCCAACACTCAAAATGAcatcaacaatatatatatatatatatatatatatatgttcaatttCATGGTTCAACCCAAATAGGCCTTAGTTATgcataaattattgaattatcatTCATCCATTACTCAAGTACACAAAATAGACCATTTGCAACCTAATAACTGGCTCaatcctaggtacatgtcatttatcaaaataccattacagcaaaacaggtttttagcagcgtttttagtggcgtttggatagAAAACGCCGTAAAAGGTAAAGCATTAGCAGCGTTTTTGCGTAAACGCCGTAAAAGGTAAAGTAATAGTGGCATTTTTctcataaacgccgcaaaaggtaaaGCAACAACGGCATTTTTTCATAAACGCCGTTAAAGGTAAAGCAATAGCAGCgtttttttccacaaacgccgcaaatatttttttattaaaacggCGCGTTTTTGATGGCATTCATTAACTTTTGGTTCTTTTTTCAGTAGTGCACTGCATAAACCTCCACAAAAGCCTAAAAGGTAAAGTACTCTAAACCCTAAAGTACTCTGTTTCCTTTATCCTCTCTTTCCCATCAGCCGTCGCAAGCTTTCCATCCTCACGGTGGTCCGCTCCTTCATCCGGCGACCTCCTACCGCCTCCCATTACTATATTTTGAGTTAAAATGACATGTACATAGGTAGACCAAATGTGTTCCTATgtgttagggactaaaatgcaaacTCTTGAAACTCTATCTATTTTGGTTTTACATGAAGTATTTTGGTtctatatgaaatgaattattgaaaCCATAAGTATGTTTGCAAATGTGGTTTACTAATATGATGATTATGGTTGATTTGGAGTggttttaaatagttttaatacattttgaattggtcttaAGTGTTGAGAAGAATCTAATATATATTGCAGGGGGTTTAATGaacttttaaattgatttttgccTAAATTTTACCCAAGGTATCAATACCAAGGGTATAGGTACCGATACCTAGGCTTTGAAATACAAAATTGCCAAAACAGAATGTGattttggtattgtttttgtcattggtatcgatatttttttaaaaggtatcgataccttttgttttggtattgatactttttccctgttttgagtaaaaaacaatgttaaaatcatttccaaatatAATCTAACATCCAATAATGACCCCAcacatttatattaataatttttgggttaaataagttaaaatactatgtataaatgtttaaattaatcaatGTCCAGCTAAAATCGTTTTGGCACCAAATGTGATAGTCTTATACCGAGTTTATATTATTGGACTGGGTatagaggtgttacaattttgCACAACCGATGTGACCCTTCTGGGATGGAGAGCTCGTATGTGAAATTGGGAAGTTTTATTCTTTGAACGACCAGAACTCTTTGAAGTTCCTCCAGCTTAGCGGTGTAGGGATAAAGTTTGTTTGTCACCAGAATTGGAGACAGCTGTTCTCGCGGTGGATGGGCTGGGACTAGTCGGTTACCGATTTCTCTCATCCTCTCCATAACTCGAGTAAAGCAAGaaagagaaaatttaaaaagcaaaAGTGTTTGAAATTACCTTTGTTTCAAGTTGCTGAAAATGCTAAGTGTGAAAGATTTAGGGTTCCGAAGGCTCCCCCTTTTAAAGAAAGATTTCTCTTCACGCACTTTAACGATTTGTATAACCGAGGAAAATCAATGACCCAAAAGTGAGTAGATGAAAACGGTTCAACTTTCAACGGTCAGATACGCAGGCTCGACACCCATCTGCGTACGCGATAGAACGATCGTTATGCATCACAGCTCGCAAACCTACCCAGCAAGCTGCATTAAAACTTGACATGATGGACCTAAGGCATGCCACTTTATAGCACCCTTTAGGCCCACTAAGGGGGGAGTAGATTGTTGTACATTAGTAATTATCGACCCGAGCCCTACTAGAGATTCGAGTCTCCGACCCGTGAC
This sequence is a window from Gossypium raimondii isolate GPD5lz chromosome 5, ASM2569854v1, whole genome shotgun sequence. Protein-coding genes within it:
- the LOC105766280 gene encoding F-box protein At1g80960 isoform X1, which gives rise to MILHQSSRKESNCETMATDDFISDLPDEVLATIISGLPAIEAIRTTILSKRLKDVWRNVSRLDFDPKGVKKLFPAPNQLRSTVPVIQFGSNVCHAEGDDIDDTDPREEISRVVKNIDNVLLSHERNLISCRIVHLSNSYTSGDVEKWIKYLTSEKEVQELAFLCDDFQHEFYLVSHFGWGLNLSSGIFSCRTLQSLEFTNYGIRFHRPFHHCHNLKTLKLYYCDISSETLEAIVSSFDFMQHLSVCSSTSSLKQVRIFSQTVKTVELESLDLEGIYLSTQSLGALVLHSMKFPARRLVIHAPNLRVFTATYNFTRPSKQTKIAEILEYCTHLLTPVNYEANDPMEDLNLFMNLRELTIDLDLNDRREMLILCIVLQRCLSLHQLEINIEESRSEIEEATRDYSSVNSRLPYPETKLWEQRELCDCITFTLRQVSIKGFSGKDGEMEFPRHLITKGAKLERLEIWCNHDWSSDGGKATLGLLSLPRSSIDVSILLKPPPNLLVVLEDGSQP